TTCGCCCTGGTAGTATACCAGTTTGCCTGCGGGGTCATAGATACCACCACCATAATCGAACTTTCTCAATACGGCATTTTGATTTGGGTCATAATAAAAGATAGTGCCTTCATTGTAGTGGCCGCCATTGATGGTTTGTCCATATAATCTGCCTGCATATTCCATCAGGAAGCCATTGGGATCATCGCCCATATTATTACCGAAGTAAAACTTTGCATAGAAGGCATTATTTGCCGGATTGAATTCGAACAACATGCCTTTGCCGTTGGCGCCGCCTCCGGTAGTACCGATGATCCTGTTGTTGAACACTGTCAGCCCATAAAGTGAAGTGCCACTGATGGCTGTAAAATCGCCCCGGATGATTGCCTGGTTGGCGGCAGGATCATATTCGATCAGCTTACCTTCAGTGCCGGTAAATTCTTCGGTGTAGATACCTGTATAGATCTTATTGTTGTACACCACCATTGACCTGTTCCCTTTTGCCTCGAAAAGATCCACAAAGGAAAGCTTGGTGGTAGCTATATTGGTATTGGGATTGTATTCCACCAGGTTATCGCCGGTCAGGTAGAACCTGTTATTGTGTAACAGCATCTGCTGGTCATAACTGACACCGGGAATCACGTTGAAGGATAGTCGCTTGGAAATGGTGCCGGCAGCAATATCATAAGCATAGATATGTCCATAACCGTTATTGCCTCCTTCGCTGGAAATACCAAATAATCTTCCATTGTAATAGGTAAGGTCAGACATGGTGTAGCCGCCATCGGTTTCAGGAAAGATGTATTTCGATGTAAGACTTCCGGTGGCGGGGTCGAATTCTATCAGTTGTGCAGGACCTTTCCAGAAGCTGGTTTCTTTTGCCAGTACTCCATAGAGTTTGTTGCCTGCCAGGGTAAGCCTTCCTGTTATGCCACCGCCCTGAAGTGGGGCCAGGCTGGCAACGTTCCTGGTGGTATTGGCAACGGGATCATATTCAATGATCATCCCTCTGTCCAGCATTCCACCAAATTTCATCACCCTGTAGAATTTTCCATTGTACTCCGTGAAGCCTGTGTACGGGGATTTTCCCGGGTTCTTCACTTCGAACAAATGTTGGGTGGATAAACCTGTTCCATTGGAACGGGTGGAGAATATCAGTCCCTGGTCATCATTGCCACCGCGGGGAGTGGTACCCCAGAACTGGTAAATCCCCTGCGCATGGATGGCAGTGGATACAGCAATGATCTGCAGTAAAAAGAGGAAAGCGTATAACTTTTTCATAGCACCTGTTTAATTGCCTGCAAAATAGCAGGCTCCAACAGGGCTCAGTACCCGGTTTTAATGAATGGGTGATTTGATTTAACGGATACTATAAAGCGCGTCCGGACAGCAGTTGAAGCAGTTCTTCCTTTTTACGGGGAGAGATGGAAATGCTGGTGTCGTCGTTCATCACTACATAACCACCATCGGTTTTCAGGTAGCGTTTCACTTCTTTAAGATTAATGAGATGTGAGTTGTGCACCCGGAAGAATCCATGGTCCGCCAGTATCGATTCATATTCTTTCAGGTTCTTGCTCACCATGATCTTCCTGTTCTCTTTCAGGTAAAAAACGGTGTAAGCACCGTTGGCCTCCAGGTGCAGTACCGATGCGATAGGGATGAATTCAAGTCCTTCGGAAGTAGAAAGGCTGATGGTGTAATCCTGTTGTTGTTTCACCAGGTTTTGCAGCAGGTGCTGCAATTGTTGCTGTGGTTGTTTATTGTTGATCTGGCGGATGGCTTTCTGCACAGCGCTTTGAAGTTCCTGCACATCGATGGGTTTGAGCAGGTAGTCCACTGCACTGATGCGCAAAGCCCTGATGGCATATTGATCGTAGGCGGTGGTGAAGATCACCTGCGCGGAAGCTGAAGGACTTAGTTTCTGCAATATGTCGAATCCCGTTCCGGGATGCATTTCGATATCGAGAAAAAGTATCTGAGGTTGCAGCTGGTGAATGCTTTTTACTGCTTCATCAACAGTAGCGGCAGTTCCGGTAACGGTCAGTTCAGGACATAGTTCTTCCAGCAGGTTTTGCAACAACTCCCGGCTGCGGACCTCATCGTCGGCAATGAATGCGGTATACTTCAAGGCTTTTATTTTTTCTTTTTGGGTGCAGAGGAATCTCCGATCATCAACTGCGGAGTGAGTACGCGTTTCTCGAATTGCTTTATCGGCCTTTTACTTTCGATCAGTTGTAAAAGCAGTTCTGTGGCTGCCTGCCCGATCTCGTAGGCCGGCTGGCGCACCACGGTAAGCGATGGGTTCAGCAATTCTGCAATATCGGTATTGGAAAAACCAACAACGGCGATATCATCCGGTACGCGAAGGCCGCGGCGCTTCAGTGTTTTGAGCAGACCGGTTGTGAGTTTGTCGCTGGTAGTGAAGATCGCATCAGGTTTTTGCTTCAGGGTGAAGAGCCGGTTCACGGCATCTTCGATCTCCGAGAACACCATGCCGCCGTAAAAACAATGTTTGATATATGTATCGCTGGGGGTAATTCCGTTTGTGAGCAATGCTTCTTTGTAGCCGGCCAGCCTTTCGCTGGTGATATTGAGGAACTCTGAATTGGCGATGGCTGCAATGCGGCGGTAGCCATTCTTCACCAGGTGTTCCGTGGCTTCATAGGCGCCCTTGAAATTGTCTACGATCACGCTGTGCGTTTTGATCTCTTCCGTGATACGGTCGAAGAATACGATGGGAAGACCGCGCTCGTGCAGCGCCTTCAAATGGCTGATATCATTTGTTTCGGTAGACACGGAGATCAGCAATCCATCTACAGACCGGGAAGATAAGTAACGGAGATCGATCACTTCCCGTTCGTAGGATTCGTGGCTCTGTGAGATGATCACATTGTAGCCTTTGCTGTAGGAAATGGATTCGATGCCATTGATGATCTGTGAAAAGAAATTATTGGCCACTTCGCAGACCACCACGCCGATGGAGCGGCTGCGTTTTTCTTTCAGGCTTAATGCGATGGGATTCGGCTGGTAATTCAGCTTCTCCGCACAATCGAGCACCAGCTGTTTGGTTTCCTGGCTGATCTCATAACTATCCCGCAACGCTCTCGATACGGTTGACGTGGATAATCCCAGGGCCCGGGCAATATCTTTGATGGTTACTGCTTCAAATTTCATAAGCGGTCAATTGCGTTGGAACGCAGTTTACAGGAGTTAAATATACACTTTTTCGGCCGCCGTAAGATAGCAAGTTACTGCATGGCTGAGATCCGCAACTGACTGGCATCGTTGCCGGGAACGATTGCGTAAATAAAAAGAGGAAGGCAATGTTCAGGTATAAAAATATCTGACTAGCATTGAGAAGAGAAATAACTGTATCCGCGACACTTATGCAGTTAATGATTGACTGTTTTTTACGTTTGCTCAATATAAAAAAAGCCATATGAAGCACCTTTCTCTGCTGTTGCTCCTGGTTGCAGGGTTACAGACCATTTCATTGGCGCAGACCAACCAGATCAAAGGCCGGGTCACAGACGACAGTACCGGCGCTGCGCTATCCGATGTTTCTGTAACACTCCCGGGAAAAACCGGCGGCACCAAAACAAACGACAGGGGCGAGTTCACGCTGAACATCCCTGCCAACTCACCCGGGAAATTAACCCTGACCATCAGTCTTCTCGGTTATTCATCACAGACAGTTACTGCTGAACCAGGAAAAAACATCAGCATCTCTTTGAGCCGGACTGCCACCGCGCTTGAGGATGTGGTGGTGATCGGTTACGGAACTGTTCGCAGGCGCAATCTTACAGGTTCAGTTTCTTCCGTCAACTCCAAACAATTGCGCGATGTTCCCCTTTCCTCCGCTGCGGAAGCGCTCACCGGCCGACTTGCAGGCGTTCAGGTAACCACTACGGAAGGAGCGCCCGGAGCCGATGTGCTGATCCGTATCCGCGGAGGCGGCTCCATCACGCAGGATAATGCGCCTATCTATATCGTAGACGGTATCCAGGTGGAGAATGCCCTTTCATTCATCTCCCCGCAGGACATCGCGAGTGTGGACGTATTGAAAGATGCGGCCACCACTGCCATCTACGGCGCACGCGGCGCCAACGGCGTGGTGATCATCACCACCAAATCCGGCAAAGCCGGCAAAACACAGGTGAGCTATAACGGCTCATTCGGATGGAGGGAGATCGCAAAAAAAATGGACGTACTCAATCCATATGATTTCGTAATGTGGCAATGGGAGAGGAATAAGCTCATCCCCGATACCAGCTTCAGCCGTAATTACGGCTCTACCTGGGATACGATGAACGTATACAAGAACTCACCATTCATCAACTGGCAGGAAGAAGTGTTTGGAAGAAAGGCCGGCTACCAGAACCATAACGTCTCCGTGAGCGGAGGCAGCCAGGCCACCACCTTCAACCTCAGTCTTACCAGTAATAAAGAAGATGGTATCCAGCTGGAAACAGGATTCGACAGAAAGATTGCCAATTTCAAACTCGATCATAAGGCCAGCGATAAATTCAAGATCGGCTTCACCGCACGTTATCTCGATCAGCAGATCCAGGGCGCAGGCACCACCAATACCGGAACCCGCACCACCAACCGTCTTCGTCACAGTATCCAGTACAGACCCTACGAATCTGCCAATGCACCTTCCGTGGATGAATTCGATGATGAGCTCTACAGGAATTCCGGCAATATGGTGAACCCTGTATTGCTGACGCAGGCTGAATACCGCAGACAGTACACCAGGGCTGTGAACCTGAGCGGTTATGTTTCCTACAGTATCCTGAAGAATCTCGTTTTCAGGTCTACCATCGGTTTCGATAACAATAACCAGCGTACAGACCTGTTCTATGGAAAGATCACCAATACGGCGCGAAACAATTCATCCTTACCCGTGGCCAGCATTGCACAACAGAACTCAACTACCTTCAATATCTCCAACACACTGCAGTATTCCCTGCCAAAGTTCGGCGATCATTCACTGGATGTAATGGTAGCCCAGGAGATCTATGAAACGAAGGCGAAGACCAATACAACCGAAACAAGATATTTCCCCGCGGATATTTCACCAGACAAGGCGCTGGCCAATATGGGACTGGGTTCACCGCCTCCCGGCTTCCAGCAGCCCAGGCCAACCAGTAACGAAACGCCGCCCAGCCGCATCTTCTCCGTATTCGGAAGAGTGAACTACGACTGGAACAATAAACTGATCGCGCAATTCACATTGCGTGCAGACAGGTCCAGCAAATTCAAATACGATAATGGCCTCCTCATCTTCCCTTCAGGTTCCGTGGCCTATCGCCTGATCGAAGAGAAATGGCTCAGTGATATTGCCTGGCTTTCCGATGCCAAGATCCGCGCCGGATATGGTGTGGCTGGTAACAATCGTATCGGAGACCTGCTTTATATGCAACTCTATGGTGTAACCGGTGAATATGCGCTTGGTCATACCGTACTTCCCGGTTTTGCACCTCCGGCTTTGGCCAATACAGAACTGAAATGGGAGAAGACAGTATCCCGCAGTGTGGGCCTCGATCTCGGCTTCCTCAGCAACAGGCTGCAATTCACCGTGGATTACTACCATAATAAAGGCAATGACCTGCTGCTTTCTGTTGCCATCCCTCCAACTCTCGGTTATACATCACAGTTGCAGAACGTTGGTTCCACTTCCAACAGGGGATGGGAATTCCAGCTGAACGGTACACCTGTTCAGCGCAAAGATTTCTCATGGACTTCCAATTTCAATATCGCTTTCAACAAGAACAGGGTGGAAAGCCTCGGTGGCCTCAAACAACAGACCCGCAGTGCAGGCTGGCAGGGATCTGATGGCGCCGACGATTATCTTGTGAAAGTAGGAGAGCCCGTTGGCCTGATGTACGGATTTGTGAGCGATGGCATATTCCAGGTTTCGGATTTCGATTACAATGCTGGCACCGGGGCATATACGCTCAAGGCAGGTGTCGCCAACCCCAATGCCATCACCGGCCTGGTAAGGCCCGGTACCATGCGGATCAAAGATATCAACGGCGATGGCCGGATCACAAACGATTCAGACCGCGTGGTGCTCGGTAATGCAAACCCCAAATTCACCGGTGGATGGAACAACCAGTTCCAATATAAAAATTTCGATCTGAGTGTGTTCGTGAATTTCGTATATGGCAACGATGTATACAATGCGAATAAGATCGAATGGACAGACGCCAGCTTTCCGCATCTCAACATGTTGTCTGTGATGAAAGACAGATGGAGGAATATCGATGACAATGGCAACCTGGTTACAGATCCTGCGGAGCTGACCAAGCTCAACCCAAATCCAAAGATGTGGACGCCCAACAATGGCCAGCGCTACTTCCTCACCAGTTATGCTATCGAGGATGGTTCCTTCCTGAGGCTGAACAATATCACGCTCGGTTATACCCTGCCAAAAAAGATCAGCACCAAAGCAAGGATCTCCAATCTCAGGGTATACGGCACCGTTAATAACCTGCATACCTGGACAAACTACAGTGGATATGATCCTGAAGTAACAGCCAGGAGAACAGACCCACTGACGCCAGGGGTTGATTTTGCAGCCTATCCCCGCGCTGTTACCTGGGTGTTTGGCCTGAACGTTACATTTTAATAATTATCAAAAAGCTTTCTATATGAAAACCCGATTTTCTCATCTTCCCTTACTGTACCTGCTGCTGGTAATAACAGCGTTTGCAGGTGGCTGTAAGAAATATATGGAAGTGAAGCCGGTGTCGCAATACGATCTTAACCAGGCATTCTCAGATGTATCCAATGCCACCACAGCTTTGATCGGCGTGTACGATGAGCTGATGGGAGACAATGGCTACGGCATCCGCATCAACCTGTATTATCCATACGACTCCGATGATTTCATGACAACCGGCACGCTTGATAATGGCCGCCGCGGCATTGGAAGATACCAGTTGCTGTTTTCCAACAGTGAGATCCGCAACCCCTTCCTGCAAATGTATCGTGGTGTTGAAAAAGCAAATCTCTGCATCGAGCAGATCCCGTTGATGCCACAATATGAGAGCGGCACCGATATTGAAAAAAGGGACCTGAGAAGATTGTATGGAGAAGCGCTGGCACTGCGTGCTCAATACTATTACGAATTGATCCGCAACTGGGGAGATGTTCCTGCGCCAATGATCCCCGCATATCAGCAAAAGGAATTGTTCGTGCCCCGTTCCAACAGGGATTCAACATACGACAAGATCATTGCCGACCTGGAAACAGCCATCGGATTCCTGCCCTGGCGCACGGAAGTGGCGCCCAGAAATGAGCGTATCTCCAAAGGCGCAGCCAAAGCGCTCCGCGCAAAGATCGCACTCTTCCGTGGCGGCTACTCCCTTCGCAACGAAACCAAACAAATGGAACGCAGGCCCGATTACCTGAAGTACTATGAGATTGCCCGGGATGAATGTGCCGATATCATGGCCAGAAGAGATCAGCACGATCTCAATCCCGATTTCACCAATATCTGGAAAACACTCAGTGCATTCAGCCCCGACCCAAAAGGTGAGATCATTTTTGAAGCAGGTGCAGGAGGCGGTAATAGCAATTCCGACAGCCGCATGGCCAACTATGATGGTGTGCGTACGGATGCTGCTTCCCGTTATGGTCCGGGAGGTGGAGGTATCGCAGCGCTTCCGGTTTATTTCTATGCTTTCGATTCCATCGATACAAGAATTGAGTCCACATTCGGACTGTACCAGGTTCCTGCCAACAATATCAAAAGGCCGCAGGCCCTCACTTCCGTTACCAATGGCAAATACAGAAGGGATTGGCGCAATCCATTGCTGCCAGGTCAGGCGTTGAACGTGGGCTACAACTGGAGCTTTATCCGCTTTTCGGATGTGTTGCTGATGTATGCTGAAGCAGTGAACGAGATCAATGGCGCTCCCACACCAGAAGCCATCAGTGCTTTTGAAGAAGTGCGCAAGCGTGCTTACAGGGGCAATACAGATAAGATAGGTGTTACGCCCACTGATAAAGCAGGATTCTTTACAGCCATCGTACATGAGCGGAGACTGGAATTTGGCGGCGAAGGCATTCGCAAATATGACCTCATCCGCTGGAACCTGCTGAATGCAAAAATGAACCCGGTAACCGGCGAGATCCGCCAGGACCTCCGCGATCTCAGGGATGGTGCAGGCAAATATGCGAATGTGCCGGTAAACCTTTACTACAAAAATAACGGGGAAGAGTATGGTATCTATGGCTCATTGTACAAGCCAAATGAAGCCACGGCGCCTTCCGGCTATACCAGGGTGAACTGGAGGCAAGACCTGATCAGAACGGATAATATCCTTGATGTAAGCGTTGCCAAAGTGCATTATATCGATGGCATCGCCTATTTCTTCACACCCAACAAAAGCGAACTGTTCCCATTCGATCAGGCCACAGTGGATTCCTACCAGGGTAAGCTCACGCAGAACCCTGGATATTAGTAACATTCATGAACAACCGATAATGATGAAGTACCGTGTGAAACATACTTTCTTCCTGCTCCTGGGTTGCGCTGTTGTACTGGGCTGCAAGGCCCGGCAAGCGGCGGAACAAACTCTCTCTTCTGAAATCCCGGCCTTTCCCGGCGCGGAAGGTTTCGGGAAATTCACCACCGGGGGAAGGGGAGGGAAAGTGATACTGGTCACCAATCTCAATGATGCCGGCCCGGGATCCCTTCGCGAAGCCATCGACGCAAAATTCCCCCGCATCGTTGTGTTCACCATATCGGGCACCATCGCACTGGAATCGCCACTTAAGATCAGATATGGAAATATTACCATCGCCGGGCAATCAGCGCCCGGTGATGGTATTTGTATCCGTAACTATGTTTGCAGCATCACTGCCGATAATGTGATTGTCCGTTACCTGCGTTTCCGTTTGGGTGATGAACGAAAACAGGCCGATGATGCCTTCAATGGCACCGGCCATAAAGATATCATCGTGGACCATTGCTCCATGAGCTGGGCCGTGGATGAGAATGCATCTTTCTACAACAACGAGAATTTCACCATGCAATGGTGCATCATTGCCGAAAGCCTGCACCAGAGCGTGCATTTCAAGGGAGCACATGGATATGGCGGCATCTGGGGCGGCAAAGGCGCCAGCTTCCACCACAATCTGTTAGCACATAATACAAGCCGTAACCCCCGTTTCAACGGCGCCCGTTTCCTGAATACTGAAAATCCTGAAAAAGTGGACTTCAGGAATAATGTAATTGTGAACTGGTCCTTCAACAGCAGTTACGGCGGCGAAGGAGGTAATCACAATATGGTCAATAATTATTATGAGGCCGGTCCGGCTACACGCAAATCGGTCGCCAACCGCATACTCAATCCAGCTGATACCCCCAGCGGTAAATTCTATGTGACGGGTAATTTTGTAAAAGGATTTCCGGCTATTACAGCCAACAACTGGGCCGGTGGCGTGCAGGGGCCGCACTGGCGTGATGCCCGGACGGATCAACCCATTCCTTTTGTAAGCATCGGAGAGCAATCGCCCGAACGCGCCCGGGAACTGGTGCTGGCAAAAGCAGGAGCCAGTTACAAACGCGATGCTGTAGACACGCGCATCATCGATGGAATAAAAAATGGAAAAATGAATGATGGTCCTGAAAAGAATGGCATCATCAATTCGCAGACGGATGTAGGCGGATGGCCGGTATTGAAATCATTACCCGCTCCGGAAGA
This portion of the Pseudobacter ginsenosidimutans genome encodes:
- a CDS encoding LytR/AlgR family response regulator transcription factor, translating into MKYTAFIADDEVRSRELLQNLLEELCPELTVTGTAATVDEAVKSIHQLQPQILFLDIEMHPGTGFDILQKLSPSASAQVIFTTAYDQYAIRALRISAVDYLLKPIDVQELQSAVQKAIRQINNKQPQQQLQHLLQNLVKQQQDYTISLSTSEGLEFIPIASVLHLEANGAYTVFYLKENRKIMVSKNLKEYESILADHGFFRVHNSHLINLKEVKRYLKTDGGYVVMNDDTSISISPRKKEELLQLLSGRAL
- a CDS encoding LacI family DNA-binding transcriptional regulator codes for the protein MKFEAVTIKDIARALGLSTSTVSRALRDSYEISQETKQLVLDCAEKLNYQPNPIALSLKEKRSRSIGVVVCEVANNFFSQIINGIESISYSKGYNVIISQSHESYEREVIDLRYLSSRSVDGLLISVSTETNDISHLKALHERGLPIVFFDRITEEIKTHSVIVDNFKGAYEATEHLVKNGYRRIAAIANSEFLNITSERLAGYKEALLTNGITPSDTYIKHCFYGGMVFSEIEDAVNRLFTLKQKPDAIFTTSDKLTTGLLKTLKRRGLRVPDDIAVVGFSNTDIAELLNPSLTVVRQPAYEIGQAATELLLQLIESKRPIKQFEKRVLTPQLMIGDSSAPKKKK
- a CDS encoding SusC/RagA family TonB-linked outer membrane protein; this translates as MKHLSLLLLLVAGLQTISLAQTNQIKGRVTDDSTGAALSDVSVTLPGKTGGTKTNDRGEFTLNIPANSPGKLTLTISLLGYSSQTVTAEPGKNISISLSRTATALEDVVVIGYGTVRRRNLTGSVSSVNSKQLRDVPLSSAAEALTGRLAGVQVTTTEGAPGADVLIRIRGGGSITQDNAPIYIVDGIQVENALSFISPQDIASVDVLKDAATTAIYGARGANGVVIITTKSGKAGKTQVSYNGSFGWREIAKKMDVLNPYDFVMWQWERNKLIPDTSFSRNYGSTWDTMNVYKNSPFINWQEEVFGRKAGYQNHNVSVSGGSQATTFNLSLTSNKEDGIQLETGFDRKIANFKLDHKASDKFKIGFTARYLDQQIQGAGTTNTGTRTTNRLRHSIQYRPYESANAPSVDEFDDELYRNSGNMVNPVLLTQAEYRRQYTRAVNLSGYVSYSILKNLVFRSTIGFDNNNQRTDLFYGKITNTARNNSSLPVASIAQQNSTTFNISNTLQYSLPKFGDHSLDVMVAQEIYETKAKTNTTETRYFPADISPDKALANMGLGSPPPGFQQPRPTSNETPPSRIFSVFGRVNYDWNNKLIAQFTLRADRSSKFKYDNGLLIFPSGSVAYRLIEEKWLSDIAWLSDAKIRAGYGVAGNNRIGDLLYMQLYGVTGEYALGHTVLPGFAPPALANTELKWEKTVSRSVGLDLGFLSNRLQFTVDYYHNKGNDLLLSVAIPPTLGYTSQLQNVGSTSNRGWEFQLNGTPVQRKDFSWTSNFNIAFNKNRVESLGGLKQQTRSAGWQGSDGADDYLVKVGEPVGLMYGFVSDGIFQVSDFDYNAGTGAYTLKAGVANPNAITGLVRPGTMRIKDINGDGRITNDSDRVVLGNANPKFTGGWNNQFQYKNFDLSVFVNFVYGNDVYNANKIEWTDASFPHLNMLSVMKDRWRNIDDNGNLVTDPAELTKLNPNPKMWTPNNGQRYFLTSYAIEDGSFLRLNNITLGYTLPKKISTKARISNLRVYGTVNNLHTWTNYSGYDPEVTARRTDPLTPGVDFAAYPRAVTWVFGLNVTF
- a CDS encoding RagB/SusD family nutrient uptake outer membrane protein, which produces MKTRFSHLPLLYLLLVITAFAGGCKKYMEVKPVSQYDLNQAFSDVSNATTALIGVYDELMGDNGYGIRINLYYPYDSDDFMTTGTLDNGRRGIGRYQLLFSNSEIRNPFLQMYRGVEKANLCIEQIPLMPQYESGTDIEKRDLRRLYGEALALRAQYYYELIRNWGDVPAPMIPAYQQKELFVPRSNRDSTYDKIIADLETAIGFLPWRTEVAPRNERISKGAAKALRAKIALFRGGYSLRNETKQMERRPDYLKYYEIARDECADIMARRDQHDLNPDFTNIWKTLSAFSPDPKGEIIFEAGAGGGNSNSDSRMANYDGVRTDAASRYGPGGGGIAALPVYFYAFDSIDTRIESTFGLYQVPANNIKRPQALTSVTNGKYRRDWRNPLLPGQALNVGYNWSFIRFSDVLLMYAEAVNEINGAPTPEAISAFEEVRKRAYRGNTDKIGVTPTDKAGFFTAIVHERRLEFGGEGIRKYDLIRWNLLNAKMNPVTGEIRQDLRDLRDGAGKYANVPVNLYYKNNGEEYGIYGSLYKPNEATAPSGYTRVNWRQDLIRTDNILDVSVAKVHYIDGIAYFFTPNKSELFPFDQATVDSYQGKLTQNPGY
- a CDS encoding pectate lyase family protein — protein: MMKYRVKHTFFLLLGCAVVLGCKARQAAEQTLSSEIPAFPGAEGFGKFTTGGRGGKVILVTNLNDAGPGSLREAIDAKFPRIVVFTISGTIALESPLKIRYGNITIAGQSAPGDGICIRNYVCSITADNVIVRYLRFRLGDERKQADDAFNGTGHKDIIVDHCSMSWAVDENASFYNNENFTMQWCIIAESLHQSVHFKGAHGYGGIWGGKGASFHHNLLAHNTSRNPRFNGARFLNTENPEKVDFRNNVIVNWSFNSSYGGEGGNHNMVNNYYEAGPATRKSVANRILNPADTPSGKFYVTGNFVKGFPAITANNWAGGVQGPHWRDARTDQPIPFVSIGEQSPERARELVLAKAGASYKRDAVDTRIIDGIKNGKMNDGPEKNGIINSQTDVGGWPVLKSLPAPEDKDQDGMPDEWERKNGLDPSNAADASAFKLDKQYTNIEVYLNSLVYDK